The Bradyrhizobium sp. B097 genome contains the following window.
GTGGTCGATGCGGCGAAGATCGTGCTGATGTGCATCGAGCACGCGATCTTCGAGCCCGCGGGGCTCGACGGCTTCGAGACCACGCCGGACCGCCGGTTCGGACCGTTCCGCAACCCGAAGGTCCGGATGATCGCGATTCCCAGCACGCTGTCGGGCGGCGAATACAATTCCGGCGCGCTGGTCACCGATACCGGCCGCAAGCTGAAGCAGATATTCAACCATCCGATGATGATGCCGCGCAGCATCATCCTTGATCCCGCGATCACAAAATATACGCCGGAGAAGCTCTGGCTCGGCTCCGGCACGCGCGCGATGGATCACGGCATCGAGGCGATCTGCTCCAGTCGGCCCAACGTGCTGGTCGATTCGGTGTGCCAGCAGGGACTGCGCTATCTGCATCATGGCCTGCTGCGCACCAAGGCCAATCCCGGCGACGAAGCGGCGCGGCTGAGCTGCCAATTGGGCTCGTGGCTGTCGGCTTTTGGATTGCAGTCGCGGGTGCCGATGGGCGCCAGCCACGCCATCGGCCATGTGCTCGGCGGCACCTGCGACGTTCCGCACTATTTCTGTACGGCGGTGATGATGCCGAGCGTGCTGCGCTACAACCGTCCCGCGACGGAAACCGCCCAGCAGGCGATCGCCGCCGCGCTCGGCGCGCCGGGGCGTGACGCGAGCGAGGCGTTCGCCGGCTTCATTGCGG
Protein-coding sequences here:
- a CDS encoding iron-containing alcohol dehydrogenase, which gives rise to MRVIGSHQYPSMESVIYGKPAAEALRGEAERLGAKRVYLIASRTLNTTTDEIEKIRKALGDRYAATFDGVPQHTTRDVVTQIARQASEAKADLVVAIGGGSVVDAAKIVLMCIEHAIFEPAGLDGFETTPDRRFGPFRNPKVRMIAIPSTLSGGEYNSGALVTDTGRKLKQIFNHPMMMPRSIILDPAITKYTPEKLWLGSGTRAMDHGIEAICSSRPNVLVDSVCQQGLRYLHHGLLRTKANPGDEAARLSCQLGSWLSAFGLQSRVPMGASHAIGHVLGGTCDVPHYFCTAVMMPSVLRYNRPATETAQQAIAAALGAPGRDASEAFAGFIAELGLPRRLADVGVGEDRFELIGKNAMLSIFTRTNPQPIREPGDVVKILKLAA